The sequence below is a genomic window from Planctomycetota bacterium.
AGTTTGTTTGCCTTAAACTGGCCAAGTTGCTTAAGGAGCAGTCAGAAAGGCCGCAGGGCGGAGTTAAGCGGTAATATAGTCGCTATGAATACTAATGACACCTTGCCGCCTTTAGACGAATTTACGCCGGCCCGTCCCGAACCGCCAAGCCGGGAAGGTAATGATGCTTCATTGTTAGATGAGCAGGGTAAAAGGGGGCTTTGGAACCAGATACTGGCGCAGATAAGAATTCTCCATCCGGTCAAGGTCTACCCTTATATCAAAGAGGGGCAGTTCATCAGTGTTGACAACGAGGAAATTGTAATCGGTTTCCCCAAAATTTACAACTTCCACCGGAGCCGGCTGGAAGATGTCAATGTAAAAGAAGAAGTGGAGCGGATAGCCGCAAAGGTGAGTGGCTTGAAGATAAGCGTTGTTTTGGTGACCGTTGGCGGTAACGGCTCTGACGGCGAGATAAGCAGAGAACCGCTTATTCCGATCGGAGAGTCCGCAGAAATAACCGCAAAAACCGCTTCGGTTTCATCAAATCAGGCGGATAAAAAAACTGGTGGTATTTCCGCTAATCCTAAATCTACCAGCTGTCTTGCGGGCGATGATGAAAGGCGATTGAGGGAAAAAGTCCTGCAGGATGAACGGGTCAGAAAGATACTGGAGGTATTTGAGGGTAAGCTGGTCAAGGTTAAGAAATCTTAATGATGGTGGCCGTTAAAATGGAACCCGCATTTCTTATGGGGCATGATCAAATCGCGGTCTTTTATGTCCTTCGGGTTTATCGGGAATGTCTTGCAGACATTGCTGCGCAAATCGTAGATTTTACAATGGAGCGTGCCGTTATCCCCTTTAAGGGCCGGGCATTTGAACATTATGGCGCAACAGGCGCCGCAGCGCCGGCATTCGCCTTCGCGGACGGACAGGGCCACTCTGGTTTTATTGGGCCTTAAATAGACCAGGAACATCCGCCTGATTTTTCCCCAGGCCAGAACTATTTGCTTCTTCGGCATCGCCTTACTTTATAAGTGTGACATAAAAAAGCAAGAAAACTTGATATTATTTATGAGAAATGTTAAGGTTATAACTACATGAAGAAACTATTGATTGTTCTGGGTTTTGTATTCATTTTCAGCGTGATGGCTCACGCAGAGGATGGTTTGCCTGATTTGATCTGGATTCTGACCAGTCATAAGGACCCGGAGATGCGTGCGGATGCCGCCACCATACTCGGAAGCAGCAAGGGCAAGTCTGCTGTAAAACCCCTGATAGATGCGCTGGCTGATGAGAGCGAGAGCGTTCGGGTTGCTGCGCATAAGTCGCTGGTGAAAATCACCAAGCAGGACCTGCCGCTGGAAGCCGACAAATGGCTTGAATGGTGGGATAAATCAGGCAGCCATATCTACGAGAATATCGTCGCCGGAAGCCAGGAAATGGTGAAACTCAAGTCATATCTCAACGTGGCTTTTATTGTCATGATTTTGGAGCTGGTTTTCATCATTCTTTTTATCATCGTCTTCAGCTTTATGGGCGGGGCCAAGATAAAGGAGATGAAGGAAATCAACCGACGGGCTGAGAGTTACATTGCCGATGCGGACGGCGTTTCCCGGCGGTTTGAACAGCTCATCGAGGATACCGAACGCCGGCGGAATGAAATGAACCTGTATTTCGACAAACTCCGCAACGATATCACTCTTTTCGTTGGCAAGCTTAGGGAAGACAATCAGAGCGAGATTGAACGTTTTGCCGACCTGATTAACCAGAATCTTGAGCACTCGCTGCGCGAAGCCAGCCGGACCCTCAGGGAAAAATCCGAGGCGGAATTACGACAGACCCTGACCCTGCTCAAAGATGATTTGGGGAATTTGGTCCGGAAAACCGTAGCTGAGCAATTAAAGCAGAATAAGGTCTAATTCTAATGACGAACCTGCCGCCACCCAAAAGCCATATTCACCTGATTGGCATCGGCGGGACGGGTTTGAGCAGTATCGCTTATTACCTGTCATCCAGAGGTTATAAAATTACCGGCTCAGAACTCCAGCATAATCCGGCGACCGATTGGCTCAAAAGTAAAGGCATCAAGGTGTTATCAAGCCATCAGGCATCAAATATCTCCGGTGATACCAAACTCGTTGTCAAATCTGCTGCGGTCAAAGATAATAATCCTGAGATTAAAGAGGCGGCGCGCCTGAAGATACCGGTTATCAAATATGCCCAGGCGCTCGGGCTCCTGATGGCTGAGAAGACCGGCATTGCCGTCAGTGGCACGCACGGCAAGACCACCACCACCTCGTTAATCTCGTATCTGTTGGCTAAAGCAAAGCTTAGCCCCTCATTTATGGTGGGCGGGGTGCTCCGTGACTTTGAGAGCGGGTCTGTCTTTGGCAAGGGCCGGCACTTTGTGGCTGAGGCCTGTGAATACGACCGCTCGTTCCATCACCTGCCGGCTAAAATCAAGGTTATTAATAATATTGAGCCGGACCACATGGATTATTACAAGACCTGGGCGAAACTGGTGGAATCGTTCCGGCAATTCATCGCCACCACGCCTCGAGACGGATTTGTTATTGCCAATATGGCTAACCCCGGGGTGAGAGAATGTCTTCGTATGAAGATAGATGCCTCTGTTATAGCATTCGGCGACAAGCCATTCCATAGCCCGAAGGGCGTAGGATGGTATCCCAAGAATATCCGGGTTGTCAATGATAGGTGGCACTTTGAGGCCTGGCATAATGGCCTAAAATATGGCGACTTCATTAATTCTCTGCCGGGTGAACATAATATCCTTAATGCCATAGTGGCTATAATTGTGGCTGATATTCTTAAGGTGAATAAAAATGTTATTCGTAAGGCGTTGGCCGGATTCAAGGGCGTGCACCGCAGGTTTGAGATAGTCGGCCGGGTCAAAGGCCGGCTGGTGATTGACGATTATGGCCATCATCCGACCGAACTGAAAACCGTGGTTGACACGGCCCGGGAATTATTTCCGGAGCGCCGGAGATGGCTCATCTTCCAGCCGCATCTTTACAGCCGGACCAAGCTATTCCTCAATGACTTTGCCAGGGTATTATCCGGGGGTGAAATCGTGCTGATACCGCCTATTTATGCGGCCCGGGATGTCACGCCGGCCCAGCGGGTCACCTCTTCTGAAGAATTGGTTAAGCGGGTTATCCATTACGGCGGTCGCGCTAAGTATCTGCCGGATTTCTCCAGCACCGTAAAATATCTCAAGGAAAATACCATTCCAAACGATTTAATTATCACGGTCGGGGCGGGGGATGTTTGGGAGATAGGTCGGGAATTTATCAAGAGTATTTAACAAAATGAATAGCGAGATTGCTTCGGAACTCCGTTCCTCGCAATGACGTCATTGCGAGCGAGTCCGCAGGGCGAGCGTGGCAATCTTATTTAATATGAAACTAAATCTGCAAAAAATATTCGCTCCATATAAGGATATTGTCCGCTATAATGAGCCGATGTCTAAACACACCTCATTCCATATCGGCGGCCGAGCCGAGGTGTTTATTACGCCCAAGAATCTGTCTCAACTGAGCCAGATTTACAGATTATGCTGTCAGAAAAGGATTCCGATACATATCCTTGGTAGAGGGACCAACCTTTTAGTTAATGATAGGGGAGTTAAAGGCGTTGTCCTGAAACCGGACTGGATGAACCTCGAACGAAAGGGAACTAAGATAACCGTATCTCCGGACTATCCATTAGCTCGGCTGGTGCA
It includes:
- a CDS encoding HEAT repeat domain-containing protein, coding for MKKLLIVLGFVFIFSVMAHAEDGLPDLIWILTSHKDPEMRADAATILGSSKGKSAVKPLIDALADESESVRVAAHKSLVKITKQDLPLEADKWLEWWDKSGSHIYENIVAGSQEMVKLKSYLNVAFIVMILELVFIILFIIVFSFMGGAKIKEMKEINRRAESYIADADGVSRRFEQLIEDTERRRNEMNLYFDKLRNDITLFVGKLREDNQSEIERFADLINQNLEHSLREASRTLREKSEAELRQTLTLLKDDLGNLVRKTVAEQLKQNKV
- the murC gene encoding UDP-N-acetylmuramate--L-alanine ligase, coding for MTNLPPPKSHIHLIGIGGTGLSSIAYYLSSRGYKITGSELQHNPATDWLKSKGIKVLSSHQASNISGDTKLVVKSAAVKDNNPEIKEAARLKIPVIKYAQALGLLMAEKTGIAVSGTHGKTTTTSLISYLLAKAKLSPSFMVGGVLRDFESGSVFGKGRHFVAEACEYDRSFHHLPAKIKVINNIEPDHMDYYKTWAKLVESFRQFIATTPRDGFVIANMANPGVRECLRMKIDASVIAFGDKPFHSPKGVGWYPKNIRVVNDRWHFEAWHNGLKYGDFINSLPGEHNILNAIVAIIVADILKVNKNVIRKALAGFKGVHRRFEIVGRVKGRLVIDDYGHHPTELKTVVDTARELFPERRRWLIFQPHLYSRTKLFLNDFARVLSGGEIVLIPPIYAARDVTPAQRVTSSEELVKRVIHYGGRAKYLPDFSSTVKYLKENTIPNDLIITVGAGDVWEIGREFIKSI